GTTTAAAGTCTTTTCGCTCGACCAACTTTTTAATGATCCAGTATTTAATCCTGTAATATTTACTTTATATTCTGACACTTTTTCCCTCTCGGGAATCAGTATGTGTCAAACTTGAAATTTCAAGCGCATTTTCTTTAAAATTCTTTTTTCTAATCTTGAAATATAACTTTGGGAAATTCCTAAAATTTCTGCTGTCTCTTTTTGTGTTTGTTCTTCATAACCATTTAGACCATAGCGCATATAAATTATTGTTTTTTCTCTATCATTTAAATCCTCTATAGCTTCATAAAGTATTTCTTTTTCATAATCTTTTTCAATTTTATCAGTGATTGAATCTTCATTTGAAGCAATAACATCTTCTAGTAATAATTCATTTCCTTCACTATCTGAATTCAGTGGAACATCAAATGATATTTCATTTTTTCTCTTTTGATTTTTTCTTAAAAACATCAATATTTCATTATCAATACAGCGTGAAGCATAAGTGGCTAATTTTATATTTTTATCATATCTAAATGTTTTTATTGCTTTAAAAAGCCCTAATAAACCTATTGAGACAAGATCTTCCAAAGTTGCATATTCAGTTTCATATTTTTTAGCTACGTATATAACAAGTCTCATATTGTGTTCGATGAGTTTATTTCGCGCTTCTAAGCTATTTTCTTCATCATATTTTTTTACCCAGTACTCTTCCTCTTCAGTTGATAGCGGAGCTAAAAGATTCTCGCTTCCACTCAAATAATAGCATTTTCCTTTAAACTTTCTTCTAGCATATAAAAGCCTAATCCACATTCTTAAATTCATATTATCTCCTCAACATGGCATTATATAAACAATCGCATCCATAGAAATTAGCTTCTTTTTTTACAACAAAGGCCAAAGCAAAATAACTTTGTTTTTTTATTCCGCTTGTCACCATAACCCTATATACTTTTTCTGGAAAATAGGGTAAAGCCATATCTACATTCACCTGTATTTCATCTTTTTCAGAAAATTTCATCGTTCCTTTTTTTATAAAAATTACTGGATTTTTCTTAATGCATAATGTGTTACCAGAATCGAAATAAGCCTTTACCACTCGGTCTTCTGCACCTGAAGAAATAAGGACATCAATTTTATAATCTCTAAGTAGATAA
This DNA window, taken from Firmicutes bacterium CAG:345, encodes the following:
- a CDS encoding rNA polymerase sigma factor (product inferred by homology to UniProt) — encoded protein: MNLRMWIRLLYARRKFKGKCYYLSGSENLLAPLSTEEEEYWVKKYDEENSLEARNKLIEHNMRLVIYVAKKYETEYATLEDLVSIGLLGLFKAIKTFRYDKNIKLATYASRCIDNEILMFLRKNQKRKNEISFDVPLNSDSEGNELLLEDVIASNEDSITDKIEKDYEKEILYEAIEDLNDREKTIIYMRYGLNGYEEQTQKETAEILGISQSYISRLEKRILKKMRLKFQV